A region of Arabidopsis thaliana chromosome 5, partial sequence DNA encodes the following proteins:
- a CDS encoding Glycosyl hydrolase family protein (Glycosyl hydrolase family protein; FUNCTIONS IN: hydrolase activity, hydrolyzing O-glycosyl compounds; INVOLVED IN: carbohydrate metabolic process; LOCATED IN: plasma membrane, anchored to membrane; EXPRESSED IN: 7 plant structures; CONTAINS InterPro DOMAIN/s: Glycoside hydrolase, family 3, N-terminal (InterPro:IPR001764), Glycoside hydrolase, family 3, C-terminal (InterPro:IPR002772), Glycoside hydrolase, catalytic core (InterPro:IPR017853); BEST Arabidopsis thaliana protein match is: Glycosyl hydrolase family protein (TAIR:AT5G20950.2); Has 9897 Blast hits to 9186 proteins in 1453 species: Archae - 69; Bacteria - 6037; Metazoa - 14; Fungi - 1479; Plants - 480; Viruses - 0; Other Eukaryotes - 1818 (source: NCBI BLink).) has product MSRDSVRIVGVLLWMCMWVCCYGDGEYLLYKDPKQTVSDRVADLFGRMTLEEKIGQMVQIDRSVATVNIMRDYFIGSVLSGGGSAPLPEASAQNWVDMINEYQKGALVSRLGIPMIYGIDAVHGHNNVYNATIFPHNVGLGATRDPDLVKRIGAATAVEVRATGIPYTFAPCIAVCRDPRWGRCYESYSEDHKVVEDMTDVILGLQGEPPSNYKHGVPFVGGRDKVAACAKHYVGDGGTTRGVNENNTVTDLHGLLSVHMPAYADAVYKGVSTVMVSYSSWNGEKMHANTELITGYLKGTLKFKGFVISDWQGVDKISTPPHTHYTASVRAAIQAGIDMVMVPFNFTEFVNDLTTLVKNNSIPVTRIDDAVRRILLVKFTMGLFENPLADYSFSSELGSQAHRDLAREAVRKSLVLLKNGNKTNPMLPLPRKTSKILVAGTHADNLGYQCGGWTITWQGFSGNKNTRGTTLLSAVKSAVDQSTEVVFRENPDAEFIKSNNFAYAIIAVGEPPYAETAGDSDKLTMLDPGPAIISSTCQAVKCVVVVISGRPLVMEPYVASIDALVAAWLPGTEGQGITDALFGDHGFSGKLPVTWFRNTEQLPMSYGDTHYDPLFAYGSGLETESVASIVARSTSASATNTKPCLYTVLVSATLCLFIFPSLSRL; this is encoded by the exons ATGAGCAGAGATTCAGTAAGAATCGTTGGGGTTCTTCTATGGATGTGTATGTGGGTTTGTTGTTATGGGGATGGAGAGTATCTGTTGTACAAGGACCCGAAACAGACGGTGTCAGATCGAGTTGCGGATTTGTTTGGTAGAATGACTTTGGAAGAGAAGATTGGCCAGATGGTGCAGATTGATAGAAGTGTTGCCACTGTCAACATTATGAGAGATTACTTCATCG GCAGTGTATTGAGTGGTGGTGGGAGCGCTCCACTTCCTGAGGCAAGTGCTCAGAATTGGGTTGATATGATAAATGAGTACCAAAAGGGGGCTCTAGTTAGTCGTTTGGGAATTCCTATGATATATGGCATTGATGCCGTTCACGGGCATAACAATGTCTATAACGCTACTATTTTCCCTCACAATGTTGGTCTTGGAGCCACTAG GGATCCTGATCTTGTTAAGAGGATTGGAGCAGCAACTGCAGTCGAAGTCAGAGCCACTGGAATCCCATACACATTTGCTCCTTGCATTGCA GTTTGTAGAGATCCCAGATGGGGTAGATGTTATGAGAGCTACAGCGAGGATCACAAAGTCGTGGAAGACATGACGGATGTCATACTTGGTTTACAAGGAGAGCCTCCTTCCAACTATAAGCACGGAGTTCCATTCGTTGGTGGCAG GGATAAAGTTGCAGCCTGTGCCAAGCATTACGTGGGAGATGGTGGGACAACCCGCGGAGTAAACGAGAACAACACTGTGACTGATTTACACGGTCTTCTTAGCGTTCACATGCCCGCTTATGCTGATGCAGTTTACAAAGGTGTTTCCACAGTGATGGTTTCATATTCGAGCTGGAATGGTGAGAAGATGCATGCAAATACTGAGCTGATCACAGGGTATCTTAAGGGTACCCTTAAGTTTAAG GGTTTTGTTATCTCGGATTGGCAAGGTGTCGATAAGATTTCCACACCACCGCATACGCACTACACAGCTTCCGTCCGAGCTGCAATTCAAGCTGGAATTGATATG GTCATGGTCCCCTTCAACTTTACCGAGTTTGTCAATGATCTTACAACCTTGGTGAAGAATAATTCAATTCCTGTCACTCGGATTGATGATGCTGTCAGAAGAATCCTGCTTGTCAAGTTCACCATGGGTCTTTTTGAGAACCCTTTGGCTGATTACAGCTTTTCCAGTGAACTAGGAAGCCAG GCACATAGAGACTTGGCAAGGGAGGCTGTTAGAAAATCCCTTGTGCTACTGAAGAACGGGAACAAAACCAATCCTATGCTCCCACTTCCCAGGAAGACTTCAAAGATCCTAGTCGCTGGCACTCACGCTGATAATTTAGGTTATCAGTGTGGTGGTTGGACCATAACTTGGCAAGGATTTAGCGGTAATAAGAACACGAGAG GGACTACACTTCTTAGCGCTGTAAAATCAGCTGTTGATCAAAGCACTGAAGTTGTCTTCCGCGAGAACCCGGATGCTGAATTCATCAAATCGAACAACTTTGCTTATGCAATCATTGCTGTTGGTGAACCTCCATATGCAGAAACAGCTGGAGACAGCGACAAGCTAACTATGCTTGACCCCGGTCCAGCGATTATTAGCTCCACTTGTCAGGCTGTCAAGTGTGTGGTTGTGGTCATTTCAGGTAGACCACTTGTGATGGAACCTTACGTTGCCTCGATCGATGCATTGGTTGCAGCATGGCTACCAGGAACAGAAGGCCAAGGTATCACTGATGCTCTCTTTGGGGACCATGGCTTCAGTGGAAAACTTCCTGTTACATGGTTCAGAAACACAGAGCAGTTGCCTATGAGCTATGGAGATACACATTATGACCCGCTATTTGCTTACGGGTCTGGTCTTGAAACTGAGTCTGTTGCGAGCATTGTTGCTAG GTCAACCTCAGCTTCTGCTACTAACACAAAGCCCTGCTTATACACAGTCCTTGTTTCTGCTACATTGTGTCTGTTTATCTTCCCAAG cTTAAGCCGActttga
- the RTM2 gene encoding HSP20-like chaperones superfamily protein (RESTRICTED TEV MOVEMENT 2 (RTM2); CONTAINS InterPro DOMAIN/s: Heat shock protein Hsp20 (InterPro:IPR002068), HSP20-like chaperone (InterPro:IPR008978); BEST Arabidopsis thaliana protein match is: HSP20-like chaperones superfamily protein (TAIR:AT5G20970.1); Has 30201 Blast hits to 17322 proteins in 780 species: Archae - 12; Bacteria - 1396; Metazoa - 17338; Fungi - 3422; Plants - 5037; Viruses - 0; Other Eukaryotes - 2996 (source: NCBI BLink).), translated as MAARQQQKGTGFGVQYEDFVPKSEWKDQPEATILNIDLTGFAKEQMKVTYVHSSKMIRVTGERPLANRKWSRFNEVFTVPQNCLVDKIHGSFKNNVLTITMPKETITKVAYLPETSRTEAAALEKAAKLEEKRLLEESRRKEKEEEEAKQMKKQLLEEKEALIRKLQEEAKAKEEAEMRKLQEEAKAKEEAAAKKLQEEIEAKEKLEERKLEERRLEERKLEDMKLAEEAKLKKIQERKSVDESGEKEKILKPEVVYTKSGHVATPKPESGSGLKSGFGGVGEVVKSAEEKLGNLVEKEKKMGKGIMEKIRRKEITSEEKKLMMNVGVAALVIFALGAYVSYTFCSSSSSSSSSSPSSSSSSTKPE; from the exons ATGGCAGCGAGACAGCAACAAAAAGGAACAGGCTTCGGGGTTCAATACGAGGACTTTGTCCCCAAATCCGAATGGAAAGATCAACCTGAAGCCACCATTCTCAACATTGACCTAACAG GTTTTGCAAAGGAGCAAATGAAAGTGACGTATGTGCACAGCTCGAAGATGATAAGAGTCACTGGAGAACGTCCCTTGGCTAATCGGAAATGGAGCCGTTTCAACGAGGTGTTCACTGTTCCACAGAATTGTTTAGTGGATAAGATCCATGGGAGCTTTAAGAACAATGTCCTCACCATCACCATGCCTAAGGAGACGATCACGAAGGTGGCTTATCTTCCAGAAACTTCTAGAACTGAAGCTGCTGCTCTGGAGAAGGCGGCGAAGCTAGAGGAGAAGAGATTGTTAGAAGAATCTAGAaggaaagagaaggaagaagaagaagctaagcagatgaagaagcagcttctggaagagaaagaggcgCTAATTAGGAAGCtgcaagaagaagctaaagcaAAGGAAGAGGCTGAAATGAGGAagcttcaagaagaagctaaagcaAAGGAGGAGGCCGCGGCaaagaagcttcaagaagaaattgaagcaaaagagaaacttGAGGAGAGAAAGCTCGAGGAAAGGAGACTTGAGGAGAGGAAGCTCGAGGATATGAAGCTTGCGGAAGAAGCTAAACTAAAGAAGATCCAGGAGAGAAAGTCTGTTGATGAATctggagaaaaagagaagatactAAAGCCAGAAGTGGTCTATACAAAATCCGGGCACGTGGCTACTCCCAAACCTGAGTCGGGGTCTGGTCTCAAGTCCGGGTTTGGAGGAGTAGGCGAGGTGGTGAAGTCAGCGGAAGAAAAACTAGGAAACTTGgtggaaaaggaaaagaaaatggggAAAGGGATAATGGAGAAAATAAGAAGGAAAGAGATAAcaagtgaagagaagaagttgatgATGAATGTAGGAGTGGCTGCTCTTGTTATCTTTGCTCTCGGAGCTTATGTTTCTTATACCTtctgctcttcttcttcttcttcttcctcttcgtctccttcttcatcatcatcttctacCAAACCAGAATGA
- the ABO6 gene encoding DEA(D/H)-box RNA helicase family protein (DEA(D/H)-box RNA helicase family protein; FUNCTIONS IN: double-stranded RNA binding, helicase activity, nucleic acid binding, ATP-dependent helicase activity, ATP binding; INVOLVED IN: biological_process unknown; LOCATED IN: mitochondrion, intracellular; CONTAINS InterPro DOMAIN/s: Helicase-associated domain (InterPro:IPR007502), DNA/RNA helicase, DEAD/DEAH box type, N-terminal (InterPro:IPR011545), Domain of unknown function DUF1605 (InterPro:IPR011709), Double-stranded RNA-binding (InterPro:IPR001159), DEAD-like helicase, N-terminal (InterPro:IPR014001), DNA/RNA helicase, C-terminal (InterPro:IPR001650), Helicase, superfamily 1/2, ATP-binding domain (InterPro:IPR014021); BEST Arabidopsis thaliana protein match is: DEA(D/H)-box RNA helicase family protein (TAIR:AT1G48650.2); Has 12653 Blast hits to 8846 proteins in 1499 species: Archae - 0; Bacteria - 5024; Metazoa - 2916; Fungi - 1709; Plants - 1004; Viruses - 56; Other Eukaryotes - 1944 (source: NCBI BLink).) yields MRFTKRISLFLGQTTRIHSRSLLGNPTLCRSYIVGPVSTSSPAFLISSRNGDGVTGLYYPIRRRFIGHTAEQFSDDEYECEFEEHKASSSVANVDEWKWKLGILLANDSEQEIVSRDKRDRRDYEQISNLAKRMGLYSEIYGKVVVASKVPLPNYRPDLDDKRPQREVVLPLSLQRRVEGLLQEHLDSQQLSSGKANECVADSQPPKQTEELPDENSDSFLDGSVMEKVLQRRSMRMRNMQRTWQESPEGRTMLEFRKTLPSFKDKERLLQAIARNQVIVVSGETGCGKTTQLPQYILESEIESGRGAFCNIICTQPRRISAMAVSERVSAERGEPLGETVGFKVRLEGMRGKNTHLLFCTSGILLRRLLSDRNLNGVTHVFVDEIHERGMNEDFLIIVLKELLPRRPDLRLVLMSATLNAELFSNYYGGAPTIHIPGFTHPVKAHFLEDVLEITGYKLTSFNQVDDYGQEKTWKTQKQLMPRKRKNQITTLVEEALSKSNFESYNSRTRDSLSSWMPDCIGFNLIEAVLCHICRKERPGAVLVFLTGWDDIRSLSDQIKAHPLLGDPNRVLLLMCHGSMATAEQRLIFERAPPNIRKIVLATNMAEASITINDVVFVVDCGKAKETTYDALNNTPCLLPSWISQASARQRRGRAGRLFPGECYHLYPKCVYDAFAEYQLPELLRTPLNSLCLQIKSLQVESIAEFLSAALQAPESLAVQNAIGFLKMIGALDEKENLTDLGKLLSILPVDPKLGKMLIMGAIFRCFDPILTIVSGLSVRDPFLLPQDKKDLALSAKLRFSAKDYSDHMALVRAFEGWKDAEREGSAYEFCWRNFLSAQTLQAIHSLRKQFNYILKEAGLVHDDLALNNKLSHNQSLVRAVICSGLFPGIASVVHRETSMSFKTMDDGQVSLYANSVNSRFPTIPYPWLVFGEKVKVNAVLIRDSTGVPDSSLILFGGSLSTGVQVGHLKMLDGYIDFFMDPNLAESYVKLKEELDKLLQKKLEDPSMDIHKEGKYLMLAVQELVAGDQCEGRFVFGRDTKRPSQPQIGENKHSKDGTNPKSLLQTLLMRAGHSPPKYKTKHLKTNEFRALVEFKGMQFVGKPQRNKTLAEKDAAVEALAWLTHTSDNSTGQHNEDADSPPDVTDNMLKLLGGRRRRSKGK; encoded by the exons ATGCGTTTCACAAAAAGAATAAGCCTCTTCTTGGGGCAGACGACCAGGATTCATAGTCGCTCTCTATTGGGAAATCCGACTTTATGCAGGTCTTATATCGTTGGTCCGGTCTCTACTAGTTCTCCGGCGTTTCTGATTTCGAGTCGTAATGGTGATGGTGTTACGGGATTGTACTACCCGATACGTCGTCGTTTCATCGGGCACACTGCGGAACAGTTCTCGGATGATGAGTACGAGTGTGAATTCGAGGAACATAAG GCTTCATCTTCTGTGGCCAATGTTGATGAGTGGAAGTGGAAGTTAGGAATTTTGTTGGCCAATGATAGTGAACAAGAAATTGTTTCCAGAGACAAAAGGGATCGAAGAGATTATGAGCAGATCTCAAATCTTGCTAAGAGAATGGGACTTTACAG TGAAATTTATGGAAAAGTGGTTGTTGCAAGCAAGGTTCCTCTTCCTAACTACCGACCAGATTTGGATGATAAGCGACCACAACGGGAG GTGGTGCTTCCGTTGAGTTTGCAAAGAAGGGTAGAGGGACTCCTCCAGGAACATCTTGATAGTCAGCAGCTAAGCTCAGGAAAGGCTAATGAATGCGTAGCTGATTCTCAACCTCCTAAACAGACTGAAGAACTTCCCGATGAAAATTCTGATTCGTTTCTCGATGGTTCTGTTATGGAGAAGGTACTTCAGAGGAGGAGTATGCGGATGCGCAATATGCAGAGAACCTGGCAG GAATCCCCTGAGGGACGGACGATGCTGGAATTCAGGAAAACTTTGCCTTCATTCAAGGACAAAGAAAGACTTCTTCAAGCTATTGCTCGGAACCAG GTGATAGTTGTATCTGGGGAGACTGGATGTGGTAAGACAACTCAGCTTCCACAATACATTTTGGAATCAGAGATAGAGTCTGGTCGGGGAGCATTCTGCAACATCATTTGTACTCAACCTAGGAGAATATCTGCCATGGCAGTTTCAGAAAGAGTGTCAGCTGAAAGAGGAGAACCTCTTGGTGAAACG GTTGGGTTTAAAGTTCGTCTAGAAGGAATGAGAGGAAAGAATACCCACCTTCTATTTTGTACAAGTGGTATCCTTCTCAGACGGCTGCTTAGTGATCGCAATTTGAATGGAGTTAcacatgtttttgttgatgagaTTCATGAAAGGGGCATGAATGAAG atttcttaattatagTGTTAAAGGAGCTTCTTCCACGGCGTCCAGATCTGAGATTGGTTCTCATGAGTGCCACTTTGAATGCTGAACTCTTTTCTAATTACTATGGAGGGGCACCTACCATTCACATTCCT gGCTTCACACATCCAGTGAAAGCACATTTTTTGGAGGATGTACTGGAAATAACGGGATATAAGCTGACCTCTTTTAATCAAGTTGATGATTATGGCCAAGAAAAGACGTGGAAAACGCAAAAACAGTTAATGCCtcgcaaaagaaaaaaccagaTCACTACTCTTGTTGAG GAAGCTCTCAGCAAGTCAAATTTTGAAAGCTATAACTCTAGGACACGTGATTCTCTTTCGTCTTGGATGCCTGACTGCATAGGATTTAATCTCATTGAGGCTGTTCTCTGTCACATATGCCGAAAAGAACGTCCAGGTGCTGTATTAGTATTTTTGACAGGATGGGATGATATCAGATCCCTGAGCGACCAAATTAAAGCCCATCCTCTCTTGGGAGATCCGAACAGGGTTTTGCTATTAATGTGCCACGGTTCAATGGCAACTGCTGAGCAG AGACTCATTTTTGAGAGAGCACCTCCTAATATTCGCAAAATTGTTCTTGCTACAAACATGGCAGAAGCTAGTATTACAATAAACGATGTAGTGTTTGTGGTTGACTGTGGAAAAGCAAAAGAGACCACCTATGATGCTTTGAACAATACACCTTGTCTGCTACCTTCTTGGATATCTCAAGCTTCTGCGAGACAG AGAAGGGGAAGAGCTGGGCGTCTGTTTCCGGGAGAATGCTATCACCTGTACCCCAAATGCGTCTATGATGCTTTTGCAGAGTATCAACTTCCTGAACTTCTGAGAACTCCTTTAAACTCTCTCTGCCTGCAAATTAAAAGTCTTCAGGTTGAAAGCATTGCAGAATTCTTGTCAGCTGCACTTCAGGCTCCAGAGTCTTTGGCT GTTCAAAATGCTATTGGATTCCTGAAAATGATCGGAGCACTGGATGAGAAGGAAAATCTAACGGATCTTG GAAAACTCTTATCGATTCTTCCTGTTGATCCCAAGTTGGGGAAAATGCTGATAATGGGTGCCATCTTCCGCTGCTTTGATCCGATCCTGACAATTGTATCAGGGCTAAGTGTCAGAGATCCTTTCCTTCTACCTCAAGACAAAAAAGAC ttagcTTTATCAGCCAAGTTGAGATTCTCAGCCAAAGACTACAGTGACCATATGGCACTCGTTCGTGCCTTTGAAGGGTGGAAAGATGCTGAAAGAGAAGGATCGGCTTATGAGTTTTGTTGGAGGAATTTCCTGTCAGCTCAGACGCTTCAGGCGATACATTCTCTGAGGAAGCAGTTCAACTATATTTTGAAAGAAGCTGGCTTAGTTCATGATGATTTAGCTCTCAACAACAAGCTAAGTCACAACCAGTCTCTGGTTCGTGCTGTCATTTGCTCTGGCCTATTCCCTGGAATAGCATCTGTTGTG CACAGAGAGACTTCCATGTCATTCAAGACAATGGATGATGGCCAAGTATCACTATACGCG AATTCTGTTAATTCGCGGTTCCCAACAATTCCATACCCTTGGCTAGTCTTTGGAGAGAAAGTAAAGGTCAATGCGGTACTCATACGGGACTCCACTGGTGTCCCTGATTCCAGTTTGATCCTTTTTGGTGGTTCATTGAGCACGGGAGTACAG GTGGGACATCTAAAAATGCTTGACGGGTACATTGATTTCTTCATGGATCCAAATTTGGCTGAGTCCTATGTAAAGCTGAAGGAAGAACTCGATAAGCTTCTTCAAAAAAAG CTTGAAGATCCAAGCATGGACATCCACAAAGAAGGCAAGTACCTCATGCTTGCAGTTCAAGAACTTGTGGCTGGAGACCAATGCGAAGGCAGATTTGTCTTTGGCCGTGACACAAAGAGGCCAAGCCAACCGCAAATAGGAGAGAACAAACACTCCAAAGACGGGACAAACCCGAAGAGTCTCCTTCAGACACTTTTGATGAGAGCTGGACACTCACCTCCAAAGTACAAGACAAAACATCTCAAGACAAACGAATTCAGAGCACTTGTGGAGTTTAAAGGAATGCAGTTCGTTGGGAAGCCTCAGAGGAATAAAACGCTCGCTGAGAAAGATGCTGCTGTTGAGGCCTTAGCTTGGTTGACTCATACCTCTGATAATAGTACTGGCCAACACAATGAGGATGCAGATTCTCCACCTGATGTTACTGATAACATGCTTAAACTCCTTGGAGGACGGCGCAGGCGATCCAAGGGCAAGTAA